The genomic DNA GCAGTTCATCGATCATGCCCTTGAACGGCGCATCCCACCAGTTCACGCCCAAGCTAAAGGTGCCTTGGTCATCCAGGAACACATCCGGGAAGCCGGTGCCTGTAAATTTCTCTTCTCCGTTCACGTACACGGTGACATGGCCCTTGTTGACGGTGAAGGCAAAATGCGTCCATTCTCTCGGAACTGTATTCACGCCGGTTCCGGCATCATACCAGTTCGATCCTGCCCATAACATCCTTTGCCCAGCCAGAAGTCCCCCGGAATCGTGTAATAATGCAGGCTTAATCCGTCCATAAGCCAGCCAGCATTCTTCATTAACACTTCCGTCCAGTTATAATCATCCACATTCGCCCCGCCGGCGATTTTATAAATGTTGTTGTCCCGATAATTACGTACATAGGTTTGATAACGGCGGTACAAATCCGCGTAATATTCCGGACGCATATTTCCGCCGCAGCCCCAATTCTCATTCCCCACGCCAAAATATTTCAGCTTCCACGGCTCTTCACGGCCATTCTCTCGTCTCCAGTTCGCCATGGGGGATTCGCCGTCAAAGGTCATATATTCGACCCATTCCGACATCTCCTGTACCGTTCCGCTGCCCACGTTGCCGCAAATATACGGCTCGCATTCCAGCAGCTCGCAGAGCAGCATGAACTCGTGGGTTCCAAAATGATTGTTCTCAACCACACCGCCCCAATGCGTGTTGACCATGCGTTTGCGGCTTTCCCTAGGCCCGACGCCGTCCTTCCAATGGTATTCGTCGGCGAAGCAGCCTCCCGGCCAGCGCAGCACCGGAACCTTGATCTGCTTCAACGCCTGAAGAACGTCATTGCGAATTCCTTTCGTATTGGGAATCGGGGAGTCCTCGCCAACCCAAATCCCCTCGTAAATGCAGCGGCCCAAATGCTCCGAGAAATGGCCTTAAATATTCTTATTAATAATTCCTTTGCGGATGTCCGCGTTAACGATCACGACATTGTTCAAAATGATGCCCTCCAGATGAAAAATAATATTTTCCCCTTACAAGACAAGCAGCAAATTACCGAGTTCGTTGCGCATCCGGCAGCGGTTCCCCGAAGTTCGGCGTTCCGTCTTCATTCCAATGAAAGATTTGGGCGCGCGTATGGCGGTTTGGATCATACAGCGGATCCCCTGTAATCTCTTTGTAATTGCGGGCATGATAGACAATGACGTCCCGGCCGTCCTCTGTAACCGTAAAGCTGTTATGTCCCGGACCATATTGTCCGTTCTCCTCATTCGTCTGGAAGACGGGAACCGGAGATTTGGACCAGGCTTGCGGATCTAGCAGATCGGCATTTTCGTCTGCACACAACAGTCCCATGCAATAATTGTGATCCGTGGCGCTGGCCGAGTAGCTGATGAATATTTTACCGTTGCGCTTTAAGACCGCTGCTCCTTCATTCACCTTGAAGCCAATGATCTCCCAGTCATAATCCGGGGTTGAGATCATCGTCTGCTCTCCTGTCAGCGTCCACGGATTGCTCATTTTGGAAATATACATATTCGAGTTGCCGTCAATTTCAGGATCCTTCTGCGCCCACACATAGTACAGATCCCCCCGGTGCTCGAACACGGTTGCGTCCAGGGCAAAAGATTCCCAGCGGGTGCGAACCTGCCCTTTCTCTACCCAAGTTCCTTCAAGCGGGTTAACTGCACTGTTCTCCAGAACGTACATCCGGTGATCGAACAAGCCGTCCTTCGTCTCCGTTGTTCGTGCAGCGGCGAAGTAGATATACCATTTCCCCTGAATATAATGAATTTCCGGAGCCCAAATGTTGGCGCTAAGCGGCCCGGTGTCATATTTTCTCCAAGCCACAACGGGCTGTGCCTCGCCAAGCCCTTGAATCGTTCGGGCTCTGCGCACCTCAATCCGATCGTACTCCGGAACAGAAGCCGTAAAGTAATAATAGCCGTCACTATGCCGGTAAACCCAAGGATCTGCCCGTTGCTCTACAATTGGATTTTTGAATTCCTGATTCGTCATCATGCTGGTTTCTCCTTTGTGAAATCATTTTGTGTAAATCCAGAGCAGGCTCAGCTCTCTGGTTGGGCCTTTTGCTTGCCCCAGATTGAAACTCCACGCTCATCCAATCCGGTAAATACGAGGGTTTGCCCCCCTTTTTCCCAATCCCATGAAGGAAGCAGCTGCACACTCGCGCTTTTCCCCTCGCCTTCGGCAACATCGTTCCATGTCAAAGTCACCGTTCTCCGTCCATCGAATTTCCAGGTCCCTTGTCCCCGGCTGCCTTCCAGCTTCCCTTTGGGGTGAAGGATAAGCTGATCCGACTCGATCATTCCGTCGATAAACGGATCGATATCAATCCGTTCCCATTCCCCGGCGATCAGTGCCTCCGGTATGTCCTGCTCCTGCTCTCCGGCATATCTCTCCGGCGATACGACGGGCCACCCGTCCTCCGTCCAAAGTATTTTGCGGATATGAAGATATGACCAATGCTTATCTACCTCTCCGCGGGCATGATGTACGATATAATATTCGTCTCCATCCTTGAGAACGGAATTGTGGCCCGGCGCTATCCAGCCCTCGTCTTCGCCGAACTTATAGCCGCCGAGAATTTTAGTGCCAACCTCATACTGCGGCTCGAATCCGGTATCGGTCATTTGCCGCCCGTTATAGTCCACATAAGGCCCGGTAATCGTGTCTGAACGAGCCACACGCACGTTATAATCCTCGAATAAGGAATCATAGGATACGAACAAATAATATTTGTTGAATTTCTCGTTATAGATGATATAAGGCCCTTCAACTGCCCCGTCCTCCGTAATAGGATCGCGTGCAGCTAATCTAGTGCCGAATCCTTCCTCGCCAGGCTTCCCTGTCTCCGGATCAAGTTCAATAATATGAATTCCGCCAAAAAAAGAACCGTACACCATCCACATCCGCCCATCGGCATCCGTAATAATGTTAGGATCGATGGCATTCAGCACATCCTCGCTTCTCGTCTTAAGCACAGCTCCCTGATCCTGCCACGGGCCATCGATGGACTTGGAAGTTGCCATGCCGATCATAGACTGCCTGCTGCCAAACGTGGAAGCCGAATAGTAGAGCCGGTACTCGTCCCCATGCTTCACGACATCGGGAGCCCACAAATTGACTGCCCCGCTCCAAGCCCCAGCCTCTTCCGGAATACCCGGCAGCGCATAGCCGACCCATTGCCAGCGGATAAGATCCTGGGATTTGCGCACCATGACTCCCGGCCGCGGCTCTCCGCCGACTTTGACGTCCGTGGAAAAGATATAATAGCCGTCTTCCGTCTTGATCATGCCGGGATCGTGGGCATTATTGACCGTCCACTTCTCTTCTGCATGAAGAATTGACGTATCGTACATCGCCACTGCGTCTGGCGAATCGGGAAATATCGGATGGGGCGTTCCTTTTCCCGTGCAGCCAACCGCCCCGAGAATCATCCATAGAGACATGCCTGACAGCACCGCCTTTTTTGATAAAAATTTCATTGTCATTCACCGCCCTGCAGACTCGCTTATCCTTTCACTCCAGAAATAGCGACAGACTCGATAATTTGCTTCTGGAACACAAGGAAAATGATCAGCACCGGCAGGAGAGCGATCACGGAAGCCGCCATGATCAGCGGATAGTCCGTCTGGATCGCGTACGTTGCATTAAAGTTCGCTATGACGAGCTGGAGCGTCATTTTTTCCGGCGAATTCAAATAAATGATCGGTGCCAGATAATCATTCCATATGCCCATGAACCACAGGATCAGCTGAGCAGCCACAGCAGGTTTGATTAATGGAAATGTTATGGCCGAGAAAAGCCGGAAATAAGAGCTTCCATCGATTTTTGCCGCTTCAATAATCTCGTTCGGAACGCTGATCAAATACTGCCGCAGGAAGAAAATCATAATAATATTGCCGAATAAGCCAGGAACGATGAGCGGCAGCAGCGTATCGATCCAGCCGATTTTAGAGAACATCATAAATTGCGGAATCATGACTGCGGGATAAGGGATCATCATCGCCGACAGCAGCATGAGAAAAATTTGGTTTTTGCCGGGAAATCTGAGCTTCGCGAACGAAAATGCGGCCAGGCTGGAACTAAACGTACCTACGACCGTAACCGAGACCGCGATAATGACACTGTTCTGGATTCCGCTAAGCAGCGGACCGGCTTCCCATATTTCCAAATACTTGCCCCATTGCGGATGGCTAGGGATCCACACCGGAGGCAAAGCAAATACGTCCAATTTTTGTTTGATCGAAGTAGATAGCATCCATAGCAGGGGCGCAATCATAAAAACGGCCCCGATCGCCAGTATGATGAAGATGATCGTATTTGTCAGTTTGATTCTAGTCGAATGAGACATATTCATATTCTCTCCTTTCCCTCATGCTCAAATATCAAGGGATGATTTCTCGTTCATTTTGAATTGAATCAGGGTCACCATAAATATGAATATGCCCAGAACGACTGCCATGGAGGAGGCATAACCCATTTGCAGGTTGTTGAAAGCCTTCTGCCAAATATAGAACACGACGGAAGCCGATGAATATTCCGGCCCCCCCGTAGAGGTCATAATATTGATTTCCGTGAAAATTTGCGATCCGCCGATAATGTTTGTCACGACGATAAAGAAGGTCACCGGCTTAACCATCGGCCAAGTGATATGGCGGAAGGCCGCGAAGCCGTTGGCTCCATCCAGTTCAGCCGCTTCATAATAGGAGCGGGGAACGCTCTGCAATGCCGCCAAATACAGGAGCATGGTGTAACCAAGGCCTTTCCATACGGTCATCATGATTAGGGCTGGTTTGACCGTATGCTTGTTCATCAGCCAGTTTGGCCCTTTAATGCCGAACAATTCGAGGAATTGGTTTACTAGGCCATAATCGCCGTTAAAAGCCCAGCTCCACATAATCGAAATAGCGGCAAGCGAAGAAATGACCGGAACATAATAAATGACGCGAAACGTCGTCGTTCCGGGTATGCCCCGGTTCAATCCGAGGGCAATCAACAGGGCGAGCACGATCCCGATCGGAATTCCGATCATCATGAAGATCGTATTGAAGCTGGCCTTGAGAAACAGTTCATCCGTAAACAAATCCTTGAAATTGCTTAGGCCGATGAAATCCATCTGCCCCAGGCCGTCCCAGTCGGTAAACGAACCGTAGAACGAATACGCTACAGGAAACAAGGTAAATAGCAAAAAGCCCAGAACCGGGGGAGTCACATACAGCAGCCCGTATATTTTTTCTTTTCGATAGAGATTCGATTTGGTTTTCATGCGGTTCAGTTCACCTCTATTTCGGATGCCAGAATGAAAATGATGCTAGCCCCTTTGTATGATAACCTCAGTGACTAACATCATTTTGCATACTGGATAATTACAATGCTAATGTTGCAGAACGGTTATTTTTTCTTCGATTTTTGTTCCTGTTCAATCGCTTTATCCAACAGCTTTTGCATCTTCGGCTGTTCCTGCTTCACATATTCCGCAGCCGTAATTTTGCCATCCAGGACTGGCTGGATATCCGTAAAGAACAGGTTGTACCATTCGGCATTGTAAGTGTAGTGGCCTGGCAGCACTCTGCCGTATTCTCCTACGATGTCCAGAAACTCCTGTTTGTTGGCCGGTTTCGTTGACGTATCGGCAGCCCATTCCTCCGCCATATCGATCAGGTTCGGAATTTGCACTTTGGCGTTAACCAGCATTTCCATGCCTTCCTTCGATGCGGTCAAATAGTTGACCAGAGCAACCGCCTCTTCGGGGTATTTCGTCTTCTCTGAAACTCCGATTCCAAGCGAACCTATCCAAGTAGCGGACTGGCCTGTCGAACCTGCAGGGTAAGGCATCAGATCATATTCGAAGGGGAGCCCTTCATAAGTACTCATATCCCAAGGTCCTACCGGGAAGAAGGCCAGCTCGCCTTTCATCCAGCGCTGGTAGGTATCCAATGTTTGCGCATCCTCGGCGGAAGGTGTAATTTTATGGACGTTTTGCATGTCTGCAAAGAACTGCAGCGCTTCCGCAAATTTCGGATCATCGATCGTGACTTTGGTTTTTGTCTCGTCAATCCAGTCGGCACCATTACTCCAGACTAATGACTGCAATACCCAGTTTACGTTAAAGCCTGTCCCGTATTGATCGATTTTCCCGTCTCCGTTCGTATCCTTGGTCAGCTTCTTGTTCACTTCGATAAATTCATCCCAGGTCATCGGGACGTCATTGTCCGGCAGCGGGATGCCTTCCTTCTCGAACATCGTCTTGTTATATCCTAAAGCGAACGGTCCAACGTCCTTCGGCATGCCGTAGATATCGCCTTGTCCCGCCACATCGCCGTCATAGCGGTATAAATCAACGCCGTATTTCCAAATGTTATCGAGATGAATATCATCGTTATTATTCAGGTAAGGCGTAAGGTTCATCAAAATTCCGCTGTTCACGTAGGCTTTCAAATCGCCGGATTCAAAATAGAACACGTCAGGCACTTTATTTCCCGTGATGGCCGCTTTCAGCTTCGTGGCATACTGATCTGCTGCGGTAACGACCATTTTCACTTTTACGCCGGGATGATCCGCTTCAAATTTCTTGACGACTTCCGTATAAGCCTTCTGCTCATCGGTACCTCCGCGGTACATAAATGTCAGCTCTTTAGTCTCTGAAGATTTGCCGGCATTCCCGTTGCCATTACCGGCCCCTGCTTCACCGTTCCCTTTGCCTCCACAGCCTGCCAGCACGGTTGAGAGGATGAGAATGAGCGAAACGAGCGTAAACCAACTTTTGTTCTTGACCACCATAAACCCTCCTAATGAATATTGATTTAACATTGCACAAAATAGAAATGTTAAGCCTTCGTATTCTTCAATTATATGTAAAACTATTTCTAAATAATTGAATGAATCCGTTTGCAAATATAAAATAACATATAGAAAGCGGATTGTAAATAATAAAACATAAAACTTTTTATAAAAATATAAAATTAAATGGCATACCGCGCTTAATAAGGGAAAAAAATAAAAAACGATGCTTATTTTCGAGAATTAGTTTTATATAAATATATAACATATCATTGGAATACTCCATATTTTTCTTGTTTAGTTTACTTTTAAATTCGCCTCGGGGCGTTTTATGGGATATGAGAAATATTTATTTATGCTTATTTAAATTTATATAAATATATAATATATAGGTTGATATATTCATGTTTTTTAATCGTTCCCAGGGAGAGACGGTAAAAATTATGACGCTTTACTTCCGTATGGAAATTTATTGGTTTATATCTATTTGGGTTAAATGGTGATGGCTCAACTGGTCGGCTGAGGATGGTTATTAACCTTGAATAGTGGTGGGCGTACTAGTTGGGCTGGGCGTGGCTAATAGCTTGCTTCAGTAGGCTGGGCGTGGATTGGGCAAAAGCTAACGGACACAGAAGACCCTATTCTCGCTTTTTCGGCTACTTTGGCGACCTAACGGACACTGGGGGCGTTATTTACTCAAAACACATATCCTTTTCAGTCATTTGGGTACAATAGCTGAACCACGGTCCGTTAGCATACGGATTTGCGTTTTTTTGGGGAAATAACGGATCTAGGGTCCGTTACGTTTGCAGCAAAGCTTTACTTCATTCGAGCATAGTGGGACTGAGGCGCTGGCATGTAGGCTCGATGGTGTGCTATTCCGTCAGCTCGGTAGTCACGTTCGGGATCCATGGATTTCCGTCTTTTTACTCCCGAAGCGATTTGCGTCCAATTCACGAAATCCGTCGTCTTCGCCGCCGCCAAATGGAATCCGAAGACATAGTAAGTATCGTCCACCTTGATAACGGATGGATCATGAACGGATGCATTTTTGAAATTCGGCACCTCTTCTGCCGCAGCTTGCTTTCCCGTCTCCGCCTGCACTTTTCCGCCTCCCTCTGTCTCCCCTTCGGGCAATCCGGTCGCAGCCTGCCCGCTGCACGAAGCCAGCAGCAACAGGACTGTCCAACCGATGGCTATTTTTAGTTTCAATGGTAACCCTCCTGTGATTGTAACCCGATTGATTCGCCAGCGATTCCTGCTTGTTTCAAATAAATATAAACTAATTTCACCCCCTTAAATAAATCCGCTTACAATTATAAAATAACAAATCAAATCCACACAGTAAACTAATAAATTTAAATCTTTTTAAGGTTTACTTAATCTTTATCCACTCATTTTCAATTTATCTTATAGATATCAATAAATATTCGAACATTAAGTTGCAGCACACTTTTATTGATTTATACAAATATAAAATAATAATACTTATATTTAGAATTAAATGTTCGATATTGCAAAAATATTACATTATTTAATTAATTGCTTTCATTTTCAGTTTTGTTGGTTTATAATTATTTGAAACAAACGAAAATGAAATCAACTTTTTTCGGAGGCTGGTACGGTAGATGATCTACATTAAAGATCTAATGAGCGGGATTGACATTTTCAAGGCTCTTGGCTCAGAGATTCGAATTCAAATCCTGGAGCTGCTGGCAAACAATCAATCCTTGAACCTGAACGATCTGGCTAACAAGCTCAATCTAAGCAATGGCGCCATCACGATGCATATTCGGAAGCTCGAGGAAAGCGGGCTTATTGAAATCAATACGACGGTAGGCAAGCACGGAATCCAGAAGATTTGTTACTTGAACAAAGACAAATTAATGGTTGATTTACGCAGTAAGGATGTCGAAAATTTATATGAGGTGGAAATCCAGGTAGGACATTACAGCGACTACCAGGCGGTTCCTACCTGTGGACTGGCGACGAAGGACAGCATTATCGGCGATTTTGACGACCCGCGCTATTTCGCGGATCCGCAGCGGATCGACTCGGAAATTATTTGGCTCGCTGACGGATTTCTGGAATACCGGATTCCTAACTATTTGAAGCCGAATCAGACGTTCCGCGAAATCCAGTTCTCCATGGAGCTGAGCTCGGAGGCGCCCGGCTTCAATGACAACTATCCGTCCGACATTTACTTCTATATCAATGGCATCGAAATCGGCTACTGGACAAGTCCGGGCGATTTCGGCGATGCCCGGGGAACCTTCAACCCCGACTGGTGGCCGCCTCATTTGAACCAGTACGGCATGCTTAAACTGATCCGTATCAACCACGAAGGCAGCTTCATTGACGGATGCCGGATTTCGGATGTCACCATCGATCAGATCAAACTGGATTACAAAAGCGAGCTGACCTTCAGAATCGCGGTTACCGATAAACCCGTGAACAAAAGAGGCTTAACGATCTACGGCAAGCATTTCGGCAACTATAGCCAAGATCTGCTCGCCCGGGTGCTCTATGATGTTCATGAGGTCCATGAGGCCGAGGATAAAGCATCCTCAAGACCCGGCAAGGATAGCAAGCACACAAACCCGACGGTGCAGGCTACAGCTCAGGAATAAGCAAGGAAACTCATCGGATCAGCCACAATAGGATACAGCAATCAGCCGGAGGCTGTCTTTAGGTGCGGAAGCAATGTTCTGCATAAGAGACGGCCTTTTGCCTGTTCAGGTCTTTTAAAGGCCAGGCGCTGCTTGGGAAAAGGATATATTTCAGCAGCGATTCATAGTATGATGTGTCCAAGCTCTGTCTTTGAAAGGGGTTTCAGTATGAAAAAGATTTGGATCGTCTATTTGCTCCTGATCGGCTTTTTTCTGCTGTACGTACTGGACTACAGATCCCAAAGCCACTTGAACGAACAGTGGAAAACCGCAGGATTGCGTGGTGAAATCGATGAAAAATACGTGATGGTCACCTTTCAAATGGGGATCGATTACTGGAAAAGCAGCCTGAAGGGCTTCGAGGACGCTGCCCAGGCGCTGAATGTATCCGTCGAATACCGCGGCTCCACGCAGCGCGACGTCCATGAGCAGATTACGGTGCTGGAGCAAATTATCGCCAAGAAGCCGGCGGGCATTGCGATTTCGGCCATTCATCCCGCCGATTTGACGGAGACGATAGGCAAAGCGGTGGACGCGGGAATTCCCGTCGTCCTGTTCGACTCCGATGCGCCCGGAAGCAAAGCCTATTCCTTCCTCGGCACGAATAATTATTCCGCAGGCATTAAAGCTGCGCATCAAATGGCGGAGCTGACGAATGGCCGCGGCCAAGTCGCGGTCGTCACCACGCCCAACCAGCAGAACCATCAGGATAGAACCGACGGATTCCTGGCTACCATCCAGAAGGATTATCCCGAAATGAAGGTTGTCTCCGTGAAGAACGGCAAGGGGGATCAGATTTACTCCCGGCAGTCGGCCGAGGAAATATTGCGGGATTACCCGGATATCGCCGGTATTTTTGCGACGGAAGCGAACGGCGGCATCGGAGTTGCGGAGGCGGTACGGGAAATCGGCGGGAGCCAGCGGCCGAAAATTATCAGCTTCGATACCGACAAGGGCACGCTGGATCTCGTCAAAAGCGGGGATATCTCCGCAACGATGGCCCAGGGCACCTGGAATATGGGCTATTGGTCGCTGCAATTCCTTTTCTCGCTCGGACATGATCTGAACACCGCGCAAATTCCGGGTACGCCGCCCGTTCCCGAGCAGGTGGATACCGGAATCACGGTAGTGACGCGGCAAAACGTGGATGATTACTATGCGAAATAAGTTTACGTCGGCGGGGGTGCGCCATTTGTCATTCAACAATTTACCGATCCGCTATAAGCTGATTATCCATTTTCTGCTCATCAGCATCCTTCCGTCTATTGGGCTCGGTTTCCTGATTCACTGGACCGTCGACCGCGTTCTGGATCGCCAGGTTACGAATAACACCCTGCAGCTGATCGGCAAGGTGAATGAATCTCTGGAGACATATGTAGAAAATTTGCAGAATATGACGTTCCTAATCGCTTTTAATCCGGATGTTCAGCGTTTCCTGGAACCTGATAGCAAGAGCGGATCAGCGCCGGCGCTCGCCTCCGAGGAGGATCATTACGATATCCGCAAATTTCTGCAGGGCTTTACGACTCTCCATTCCGAGGTAGCCGGCATTATGATCGTGAACAGCAGCGGCAAATATATCAGCAACGAAATGTATGCGCGGACGGAGAGCGACTTAACCCGCGAATCGTGGTATCAGGAGGCCGTGCGCAATAAGGGGATATTCAAGATCGTCGGCCATCCGAATGAGCGCAATGTCACCAATCATGTCCATTACAAAAACAGTGAAGTGGTGTCGGCTGTCCGAGCAATTCTCGACCCGGATACACAGCAGGTGAAAGGCGTCGTCCTCATCGATTTGAAGCTGAGAGTCATCGCAGAGACGGCACAGGACGTCCGGCTTGGCAAAACCGGTTACCTCACGGTGATCGATAGCAGCGGCGAACTCATCTACGCGCCTCCTGAACCGTACATCGAGCATATTCCGCTGGATTGGCTGAACAAAGACAGCTCGGGAACGTATTCCCATCAAGCCGACGGACGGAAGCTGCAGTTCATCTACCGGGTATCCCCGTTTACGAACTGGACGACGGTCGGCGTCTTCAGTACGGAGGACTCCATTTCGGAGATACGGGAAATCCGCTTCTATGTCGTCAGCTTCGTGTTCGTCGTCTGCCTGCTCGGCATGACAGCTTCCTTCTACCTGGCTCATTCGATCTCCAGGCCGATCGGGCAGCTGATGTCCTTCATGCAGAAGGCTCAGTCCGGCGACTTGACGATCCGCTACTGGGGCGACCGCTCGGATGAGGTGGGTCTCCTCGGCCGCCGCTTCAACGAAATGCTGCTGCAAATCAACCGGCTCATTTCCTTGACGGAACGGCAGGAGCGGCAAAAGCGCGAGGCCGAGCTCAGCAGCCTTCAGGCCCATATTAAGCCGCATTTTCTATACAACACGCTGGACACCATCCACTGGATGGCCCGCCGCAAGGATGCCGTGGATATCGCCGAAATGGCAGAATCACTGTCAAAGCTGTTCCGGATCGGGCTGAGCAAAGGCAATGTTATTATTCCATTATCCGATGAAATCGAGCATATTCGCAGCTATTTGCAAATCCAGCATGTCCGCTATCAGAACAAGCTGGATTATGAGCTGAAGGTCGATCCGGCCGTGCAGGATTTCAGTGTACTGAAGCTCATTCTTCAACCCATCGTAGAGAATGCGATTTATCACGGGATCAAAGAACGCCGGGGTCCGGGACATATTGAGGTGGAAGCGATGGAACGAGAAGGAAACCTGGTAATTACGATTCGCGACAACGGCAAAGGGATGCCGGAGCAGCAGCTGTTGGAGCTCCGCCAGGCGATTGAACAAGCAGCAAGCTCAGAGGAGGAGCCTGGCTCCGGTCAGGCTTCCATCGGGAACTGGGCCAACGCTCCAGCTGGAGAAGCCGCAAAAACGGCTGGAGAAACGAAGGGTTACGGCATCTTGAACGTGCAGGCCCGGCTGCGGCTTACCTTCGGCGATAAATACGGCCTTCGCCTAGACAGCGTTCTGGGCGAAGGAACAACGGTAACGGTAATGCACCCGCTGCTGCGGGACAATGATTTTCACAATGGAGTTGATCGCTGATGTTAAATCAATTTTCACCTGCCTCTGCTCACCATTGGAAGGTACTTATTGCCGACGATGAATTCATCATTCGCGAAGGCATCCGGGAAAGCGTCGATTGGGAGAAGCTGCGGCTTAAGGTCGCCGCGGAAGCCGAAGATGGCGAGGAAGCGCTTGAGCTCGCCCTTCGGCATCGGATCGACATTTTGCTCGTCGATCTCAATATGCCCATCATGGACGGAATTGAGCTGATGAAGCACGTCCGCGAGGAGCTGCCGGAATGCAAAATCGTCATC from Paenibacillus woosongensis includes the following:
- a CDS encoding cache domain-containing sensor histidine kinase — its product is MRNKFTSAGVRHLSFNNLPIRYKLIIHFLLISILPSIGLGFLIHWTVDRVLDRQVTNNTLQLIGKVNESLETYVENLQNMTFLIAFNPDVQRFLEPDSKSGSAPALASEEDHYDIRKFLQGFTTLHSEVAGIMIVNSSGKYISNEMYARTESDLTRESWYQEAVRNKGIFKIVGHPNERNVTNHVHYKNSEVVSAVRAILDPDTQQVKGVVLIDLKLRVIAETAQDVRLGKTGYLTVIDSSGELIYAPPEPYIEHIPLDWLNKDSSGTYSHQADGRKLQFIYRVSPFTNWTTVGVFSTEDSISEIREIRFYVVSFVFVVCLLGMTASFYLAHSISRPIGQLMSFMQKAQSGDLTIRYWGDRSDEVGLLGRRFNEMLLQINRLISLTERQERQKREAELSSLQAHIKPHFLYNTLDTIHWMARRKDAVDIAEMAESLSKLFRIGLSKGNVIIPLSDEIEHIRSYLQIQHVRYQNKLDYELKVDPAVQDFSVLKLILQPIVENAIYHGIKERRGPGHIEVEAMEREGNLVITIRDNGKGMPEQQLLELRQAIEQAASSEEEPGSGQASIGNWANAPAGEAAKTAGETKGYGILNVQARLRLTFGDKYGLRLDSVLGEGTTVTVMHPLLRDNDFHNGVDR